The genomic segment TGCCCGGTCGAGACGAGGCCGACGGCGCGTGATGACCGAGATCAAGGAGTCGCTGCGCGGGCTCAGCATCCAGCTGTCGCTGCTCAACCACCAGATCGGCGCGCACGTCGATCTCAAGGACGTCGACTTCTACTGCCTGGACCTGGTCAACCGGTACGGTCCGCTCAGCCCGAGCGCGCTGTCCCGGCGGGCGGGACTGCATCCGGCCACGATGACCGGCATCCTCGACCGGCTGCAACGCGGTGGCTGGGTGGTGCGCGATCGCGACCCGGAGGCGACCGACCGGCGTGCCGTGACGGTTCGCGCCCTCCGCGACCGCAACAGCGAACTGTTCGCGCTGTACGCGGGCATGAACGCGTCGATGGACGAGCTCTGCGCCGACTACGACGACGACGAACTCCGGATCATCGCCGACTTCCTGCGGCGTACCACCGACGCCGGCGGCCGCGCGACCGACGAACTCGTCGACGAGTGACGCGAGCGCCGGCAGCGCCGGTCGGCCAGCCGCGGCGCCGCCACGCCGCTCACTCCCCGCCGCTGTTCGCCAGCCGGAGCTGGGTGCAGGTGTAGTGCCGCAGGGCGGCCAGGTCGACCGGGCGTAGCACGTCGCAGACCCAGTTCCAGTGCATCGCCACCGATCGGCCCGGCCGGATCCCCGGGACCAGCCGGTAGCCGCGACGGCCCACCCGCACGGCCGCCACGTGCGGCGCCCCCAGCGCGAGACGGCCGGCGTGCCAGACGAGCGGACGCTGCCGTACCAGGGCGGTGTCGCCGGACACCGACTCGACCGTGCCCCACCGGATGCGGCAGCCGTCGAGAACCCGCAGCGGCTCCTCGACCCAACCCGCGCGGAGCTGCCCGACCCACGGGTACACGGTGAAGACGTGGAAGTTGTGGTGTGCCCGCCCCGCCGCCGCGATCGCCGTGCCCAACTCCGGTTGGTGCCGGCCGAGACGGGAGGCGAAGCGGTCGACGACGTCGGTGGCGAGCAGCCGCGGCGAGACCCGCTCCAGCAGCGGGCTGCCGATCCAGTACGCGCGAACCACCGGAGCGGAGAGCGGGTCGTGGGCGCCGACCGCGGCGGC from the Actinocatenispora thailandica genome contains:
- a CDS encoding MarR family transcriptional regulator; amino-acid sequence: MTEIKESLRGLSIQLSLLNHQIGAHVDLKDVDFYCLDLVNRYGPLSPSALSRRAGLHPATMTGILDRLQRGGWVVRDRDPEATDRRAVTVRALRDRNSELFALYAGMNASMDELCADYDDDELRIIADFLRRTTDAGGRATDELVDE
- a CDS encoding DUF6390 family protein, with product MTAPGPVLFARYAYPPNALGYCGPDDAGELLERVDRGRGDRGLMVLDRQFDGAWPYLTLIAAAVGAHDPLSAPVVRAYWIGSPLLERVSPRLLATDVVDRFASRLGRHQPELGTAIAAAGRAHHNFHVFTVYPWVGQLRAGWVEEPLRVLDGCRIRWGTVESVSGDTALVRQRPLVWHAGRLALGAPHVAAVRVGRRGYRLVPGIRPGRSVAMHWNWVCDVLRPVDLAALRHYTCTQLRLANSGGE